The following are encoded in a window of Cydia amplana chromosome 20, ilCydAmpl1.1, whole genome shotgun sequence genomic DNA:
- the LOC134657483 gene encoding octopamine receptor beta-2R-like isoform X2: MANEIFQNVSANASANNVTDAGGDSGVFFKLRVSVLLLIVIMAVLGNLLVIVSVMRHRKLRVITNYFVVSLAFADILVAMVVMPFNFSVQFYDEWRFGSVICDLWNSSDVYFTSTSILHLCCISVDRYYAIVKPLKYPIKMTKKIAFIMLAATWLSPVTISYAPIFTGYYTTAEHADYRENNTKTCDWVVNKPYAVISSSVSFWIPCTIMIFTYVAIFREANRQEKAIAGHTRLMQRHSRDIKDKNILNMKREYKAARTLGIIMGAFIICWLPFFLFYVSTSLCDTCEYPEVINPIMFWTGYFNSVLNPLIYAYFNKEFRSAFKNTLACAFCSYCKKDALDLDAQERLDRQGSNHTRMSSSIRRIDSDV, translated from the exons ATGGCAAATGAAATCTTCCAAAACGTTAGCGCCAATGCTAGCGCCAACAATGTCACCGACGCCGGCGGCGACTCCGGCGTGTTCTTTAAGCTCCGCGTCAGCGTGCTGTTGCTCATCGTCATCATGGCGGTGCTTGGCAACCTGCTTGTCATCGTCTCTGTTATGAGACATAG AAAACTACGCGTCATCACAAACTACTTCGTAGTATCACTGGCCTTCGCTGACATCCTCGTAGCCATGGTGGTCATGCCATTCAACTTCAGCGTACAGTTCTATGATGAATGGCGGTTCGGTTCCGTCATCTGCGATCTGTGGAACTCTTCGGACGTCTACTTCACATCCACCTCGATATTGCATCTCTGTTGCATATCGGTCGATAGATACTACGCCATTGTAAAGCCTCTGAAATATCCAATCAAGATGACTAAAAAG ATCGCTTTCATCATGTTAGCAGCGACCTGGCTCAGCCCGGTCACCATCTCCTACGCTCCCATCTTCACTGGCTACTACACCACCGCCGAACACGCCGATTACAGAGAAAATAACACCAAGACCTGCGATTGGGTCGTCAACAAGCCTTATGCTGTTATCTCCAGCTCTGTCTCCTTCTGGATTCCTTGTACGATCATGATCTTTACTTATGTGGCTATCTTTAGAGAAGCCAACAGGCAGGAAAAAGCTATTGCTGGACATACGAGACTAATGCAAAGGCATTCAAGGGATATTAAAGACAAAAATATCTTGAATATGAAGAGGGAATACAAAGCAGCTAGGACTTTAGGGATCATCATGGGAGCGTTCATTATATGCTGGCTGCCATTTTTTCTGTTTTACGTTTCGACATCTTTATGTGACACTTGTGAATATCCGGAGGTTATTAATCCTATAATGTTTTGGACGGGTTATTTCAATTCGGTGCTGAATCCTCTTATTTATGCGTATTTTAATAAGGAGTTCAGAAGTGCTTTTAAGAATACTTTGGCGTGTGCTTTTTGTAGTTATTGTAAGAAGGATGCGTTGGATTTGGATGCTCAAGAGCGTTTGGATCGACAAGGCTCCAATCATACGAGGATGTCAAGCTCTATACGAAGAATTGATTCGGACGTTTGA
- the LOC134657483 gene encoding octopamine receptor beta-2R-like isoform X1: MANEIFQNVSANASANNVTDAGGDSGVFFKLRVSVLLLIVIMAVLGNLLVIVSVMRHRKLRVITNYFVVSLAFADILVAMVVMPFNFSVQFYDEWRFGSVICDLWNSSDVYFTSTSILHLCCISVDRYYAIVKPLKYPIKMTKKMAFVMLAATWLSPVTISYAPIFMGWYTTKKHLDERELPQNAHKCDWVVNKPYAVISSSISFWIPCTIMIFTYLAIFKEANRQEKALHARAGNAMLMHRHSREVGDKNGALHINANTPTKDRNILKMKREHKAARTLGIIMGAFILCWLPFFLFYITTALCTTCTYPEVLTVIMFWTGYFNSALNPIIYAYFNRDFRNAFKNTLACAFCSFCKRNASDLDAMERLDRRGSANLRVPAASRRASDLASL; the protein is encoded by the exons ATGGCAAATGAAATCTTCCAAAACGTTAGCGCCAATGCTAGCGCCAACAATGTCACCGACGCCGGCGGCGACTCCGGCGTGTTCTTTAAGCTCCGCGTCAGCGTGCTGTTGCTCATCGTCATCATGGCGGTGCTTGGCAACCTGCTTGTCATCGTCTCTGTTATGAGACATAG AAAACTACGCGTCATCACAAACTACTTCGTAGTATCACTGGCCTTCGCTGACATCCTCGTAGCCATGGTGGTCATGCCATTCAACTTCAGCGTACAGTTCTATGATGAATGGCGGTTCGGTTCCGTCATCTGCGATCTGTGGAACTCTTCGGACGTCTACTTCACATCCACCTCGATATTGCATCTCTGTTGCATATCGGTCGATAGATACTACGCCATTGTAAAGCCTCTGAAATATCCAATCAAGATGACTAAAAAG ATGGCATTCGTCATGTTAGCAGCTACATGGCTAAGTCCGGTCACAATATCCTACGCCCCAATCTTTATGGGGTGGTACACAACTAAAAAACACTTAGACGAGCGAGAGCTTCCACAGAATGCCCATAAATGTGACTGGGTAGTCAATAAGCCGTACGCCGTGATATCCAGCTCAATATCCTTCTGGATACCCTGCACGATCATGATCTTCACGTATCTAGCAATATTCAAAGAAGCGAATAGACAAGAGAAGGCGCTACATGCAAGAGCTGGCAACGCTATGCTCATGCACAGACATTCAAGAGAAGTTGGAGATAAAAATGGTGCTTTGCACATAAATGCAAACACACCAACCAAAGATAGGAATATACTTAAGATGAAAAGAGAGCATAAAGCAGCGAGAACGTTAGGGATCATCATGGGAGCATTCATTCTCTGCTGGCTTCCATTCTTCTTATTCTACATAACTACAGCATTATGTACAACCTGCACATATCCAGAGGTGCTGACAGTTATCATGTTCTGGACTGGTTATTTTAATTCAGCGCTAAATCCAATCATTTACGCGTATTTCAACAGAGACTTTAGAAATGCTTTTAAGAATACTTTAGCGTGTGCGTTCTGCAGTTTTTGTAAAAGGAACGCATCGGATCTGGATGCCATGGAGAGGTTAGACCGGCGTGGTTCTGCAAATCTGAGGGTGCCTGCGGCTTCAAGACGGGCATCCGACCTGGCATCACTTTGA